One Malaclemys terrapin pileata isolate rMalTer1 chromosome 21, rMalTer1.hap1, whole genome shotgun sequence DNA window includes the following coding sequences:
- the PSENEN gene encoding gamma-secretase subunit PEN-2 has product MNLERVPNEEKLNLCRKYYLGGFALLPFLWLVNVLWFCREAFLAPAYTEQPQIKSYVQRSAVGLLFWVVVLTTWVTIFQTHRARWGELGDYLSFTIPLGIP; this is encoded by the exons ATGAATCTGGAGCGGGTCCCCAACGAGGAGAAGCTCAACCTGTGCCGGAAATACTACCTGG GCGGCTTTGCCCTTCTGCCCTTCCTCTGGCTGGTCAACGTGTTGTGGTTCTGCCGCGAGGCCTTCCTGGCGCCCGCCTACACCGAGCAGCCGCAGATCAAGAGTT ACGTCCAGCGTTCGGCCGTGGGGCTGCTGTTTTGGGTGGTCGTGCTGACCACATGGGTCACCATCTTCCAGACACACCGGGCCCGCTGGGGCGAGCTGGGCGACTACCTGTCCTTCACCATTCCGCTAGGCATCCCCTGA